From the genome of Gloeocapsa sp. PCC 73106:
CGATCTACGCTATCTAGAAGGTCAAAGTATCGGTATTATTCCCCCCGGTAAAGACGCTAACGGTAAACCCCATAAAATTAGACTCTACTCCATCGCGTCTACTCGTCACGGCGATCGCTTGGACGACAAGACGGTCTCTCTGTGTGTACGTCAGTTAGAATACAAACATCCGGAAACAGGGGAAATGATCTACGGAGTTTGTTCTACCCATCTCTGTAACTTAGAAGTAGATGCAGATGTAGCCATTACCGGACCCGTCGGTAAAGAAATGCTCCTACCAGACGATGAAAATGCCAACATCATCATGATGGCCACGGGAACTGGGATCGCTCCGTTTCGTGCTTATCTGTGGCGTATGTTCAAAGAAAAGCACGAAGATTATCAGTTTAAGGGCTTCGCTTGGCTGATATTTGGTATTCCTCTAACTGCTAATATTCTTTACAAGGAAGAATTAGAAGAGTTACAACGAGAGTTCGGCGATCATTTTCGCATGACCTACGCTATCAGTCGGGAACAACAAAATCCTTCTGGTGGTCGTATGTATATCCAAGATCGAGTAGGGGAACACGCCCAAGAACTTTGGGAACTCGTGCAAAAAGATAATACCCACACCTATATCTGCGGTCTCAGAGGTATGGAAGACGGTATCGACGCCGCTATGAGTGGAGCTGCATCTACTCAGGGTGTTGACTGGTCTCAATATCAAAAAGAGATGAAAAAAGCCCACCGTTGGCACGTAGAAACTTACTAAAAAATCGCGCTCCATTAGGGGCGCCTTTTTAACCCACCACAATATCTAGATGACTAATTTGTGGTTTTGAGCTCAGTGTAGCTATCTTAAATCGCTCATCTTCATAAGCATCAAAGAATAAATTGCCATTGTTCAGGTCATAGACGAATCTCCCTCTCCTGAAGTTTGTATTGCCGTTTCCTAGGATAAACTTCTCTGAAGGTAGATTACCAATAGCTAAGGGAGTGACATGGGCCTTAGGATGACTAAAGCCAAGTTGTGCAATCTCGATTTGATCTTGTCCTGGAGTCAAATCAGTAATAATACTCATGCCTTCACGAGGGTTATGTAAAACAAAGCGATCGCTTCCAGCTCCACCCGTGAGTTCATCTCCTGAGCTATTACCTCCAGAGAGTCGATCATTTCCTCCTCCCCCTTCGAGAGTATCAACACCAATTCCTCCCATCAGGGTGTCGTTGCCATTTTCTCCCATAAGGCGATCGTTTCCTTTACCTCCGGAAAGCTGATCATTTCCCTCACCTCCGGATAACCTATCACCTCCTGCTCCCCCGGAAAGAGCATCATTACCATTTAAGCCTGATAGAGTATCATTCCCTTCCTGTCCTACTAAGGTGTCATTGAGGGAAGTCCCCTGAATTTGATTATTGCTCGAATTACCCACCCTAAAAGTATTTTGTAGAGTTGGATTAGAGTTACCCGATTCCAGCACTCGGATAATCTGATTAGAAGGCACGTTATACAAGCGTTGCTGTGCTCCAGAAGGCCATTGAATTCTAATTTCTCTAGCCGAAGTACTCGTCCCTAGACCAAAATGAAGCCTAGAAGAGTTTTGACCAAATCCCTGATTAGTATACAGTTCTCGGTATTGAACTCTACCATTGGGGGTAGTGAGATAAACCTTAGCGCCAAAAGCGTCTCGATTAGACATTACCCCTTGTAGATCTATTTGCAGCCATCTGTTGCCATTACTCTGGTTAGCGTAAAGTTTAGACGGAGTATACTGCATTTCGTTTGTCGTAACTACATTAGTAATAAACAGATCCATAAAACCATTTAGATCATAATCAGCGGTAAATACTCTCTGAACATTTCCCGTGTTTCCCGATAGAGTTTCAGTCCATTGATCGCTGGACCTGGAATTGTAAGCTCCACCGGTGTCAGATACTCTGGTAAAAGTGCCGTTCCCTCTGTTTTTGTAAAGTATGCTACTACCAGAACGAGTGCGATTACTAGAGTTTACTTCCAATGTCGTCAAGTATAAATCTTGGTACCCATCGTTATCAAAGTCAGCCGCAACTACACCAGCACCATAAATGGGAGCAGCTAAACCCGCTTGTTCAGCTTGATTGACGTAACGTCCCGTGGTCCGATCATAGGTTAGTAGTACTGGCGAGGCCCGATCTGACCCAGCATTTTGAAAAACGATCAAGATTTCGGGGTTTGTATCCCCAATGAAATCAGTGACAAGAATATCAGAGATAACGGATTGTGGAGATAAATCAAGTTCTAACCACAAATTATCTAGTTGTTTAGCGAAATTACCTCCCCCTGTGGATCTATAAAAACTCGCCCTTTCTCGAATACCCTCAGCAAAAATTAAATCTAGTATGTTGTCAACGCGTAAATCCGCCGGGGATACTTTAGAGGAGTAAATGGGGCCCCCAGTGAAATTTAACTTTTTGGTAAAACGTCTATCTGGGTTTTGTATATATAGAGCCGTTTGGTCTAAATTGCGGTTTTCTGCCAGATCTCTGACTATGGGACTTTGGCGTTTATAATCTTCTGTAAATACCCAATTACTATTAATTAAATCTAAACGACCGTCGTTATTTACATCTACCCAGGTTGAAGCTCTACCCCTAAGACCGTGACTGTGTTCGGGAACGTTTCTATCGCCGAGGGCGCCGTCTACACGCAGATATCTAGCTTTCTCTACTAATTTTCCACCCTCATTGACGTAAAAAGCGTTAAAAGTTGGTCCACCCGAGTTAAAAGCTACATCCTGATCGCCATCATTGTCATAATCGGCCCAAGCCATCCCGTGGTTATCGGTGTTGATATCATTGTAATCGGTTTGAACGTAGCGAGCGATATCAACAAAAGTGCCATCGCCTTGGTTGATATAAATTTTTAACTGATTGAGACCTGGTTGTATCCAGTGGGGTGCATCGATTAAGTCGAGTAAACCATCGTTGTTAAAATCTATCCAACTAGCCGCGTAAGTGTAATTTCTACCAGGTTCCCAGCGAATTCCACCAGGTCCTGTTTCATTAATAAATCTCATAATTTTACTTGCCTGATAAAGTTTTCACTTCAATATATCATAGGAATTGTTAAAGCTGTTTGGTTCGACGTAGAAAACTGCTATTATAAAAATTTGAATCAGTATCATTTTATTTTGTTGTTTTTGATACCTAGATTGCTATTGCGCGAGGGTTATTGATAGCAAAGCGCTCACCTCTCAGTCCATAGGTGAGTAGATTACTGCCTCCTAAAACACCTTTTTCAGTATTAACGTGAGGATATCATTAGCCATTTTCTCCAACAAGGCGATCGCTTCCTCCACCTCTGGATAACGCATTATTAAAAGTATGATGTATTCTTTATTTACAGTACCTTGTCAAATAATGAAATTTAACATATTATAGTACTATGAACATCGCATAGCATAGATTAACACAAAGTAATAAAAGTTTACGAAAAAACACAGAGATGAATACATTTGTTTCTTAGCTAACTAAAAAACCTTGAGGTTTAGGAGAAAACATGATTAGTAAAGTTTCTGAAAAAAAGATGCACATAGTCAGATGGATACTTGCCATTGGCTGGCTGGTGCTGATCTTTTCCCTGGTATACGATCCTATAACACCCTGGTGGACAGACCCCGAAAATTTGAAAAGCCCGTTTCGGATACCCGATACTGGATTTTTTAACGAATTGCACTGTGCCAAAGTTCAAGGCGAATGTTTGCCTAATCTACCCTACGCCATGGGCGCCCGCATTTTTTGGGCGATAATTGTGCCCATCGCCATCATGGTACTGATGTTATTTGGTCATGAATTTTGGCGAAGAATTTGCCCTCTATATTTCTTTTCGCAGATTCCAAGAGCCCTCGGTATCAAGAACAAGATAGTTCAAGAAGATTCTTGGTTAGGTCGCAACCATTTGTACCTGCAATTTGGGTTATTCTTCTTAGGGTTAAATATCAGAATTTTATTTGTAAATAGCGATCGCTTAGCCCTGTTCATATTTTTAATATTCACCATTATTTCTTCCATCATTGTCGGGTATTTATTTCAAGGTAGAAGTTGGTGTCATTATTTCTGTCCCATGGCTCCAGTACAAATGATATACACAGGTCCAGGAGGTTTTTTAGGGAGTCAGGCCCACACAAGAGATAGAGGGAGCATAACCCAATCAATGTGTCGGGAAGTAGATAAAAAAACGGGTCAAGAGAAAACAGCTTGTGTCGGCTGCAAATCACCCTGTATGGATATCGACGTAGAGCGCAGCTACTGGGAAGGAATCACTAAGCCAGATCAAAAATTAGTCTTTTATGGTTATTTAGGTCTAGTAATTGGCTTTTACTTTTACTATCTAATCTACTCAGGCAATTGGGATTATTATTTCTCAGGAGCTTGGACTCATGAAGAAGATCAATTAAAAACCCTATTTAACCCAGGCTTGTATCTATTTGAGCGCCAAATA
Proteins encoded in this window:
- the petH gene encoding ferredoxin--NADP reductase; the encoded protein is MHTPYSAGQTSDNTNYGNRIFVYEVVGLSRNGQANQLGYSIRRSGSVFIKVPYTRMNQELQRISRLGGRIVSIKPVEGDTSEKTPAKSDNHKSMTQAKAKAKDIPVNIYRPNQPFIGKCLENAELVAEGGIGTVRHLTFDLSAGDLRYLEGQSIGIIPPGKDANGKPHKIRLYSIASTRHGDRLDDKTVSLCVRQLEYKHPETGEMIYGVCSTHLCNLEVDADVAITGPVGKEMLLPDDENANIIMMATGTGIAPFRAYLWRMFKEKHEDYQFKGFAWLIFGIPLTANILYKEELEELQREFGDHFRMTYAISREQQNPSGGRMYIQDRVGEHAQELWELVQKDNTHTYICGLRGMEDGIDAAMSGAASTQGVDWSQYQKEMKKAHRWHVETY
- a CDS encoding CRTAC homolog protein, coding for MRFINETGPGGIRWEPGRNYTYAASWIDFNNDGLLDLIDAPHWIQPGLNQLKIYINQGDGTFVDIARYVQTDYNDINTDNHGMAWADYDNDGDQDVAFNSGGPTFNAFYVNEGGKLVEKARYLRVDGALGDRNVPEHSHGLRGRASTWVDVNNDGRLDLINSNWVFTEDYKRQSPIVRDLAENRNLDQTALYIQNPDRRFTKKLNFTGGPIYSSKVSPADLRVDNILDLIFAEGIRERASFYRSTGGGNFAKQLDNLWLELDLSPQSVISDILVTDFIGDTNPEILIVFQNAGSDRASPVLLTYDRTTGRYVNQAEQAGLAAPIYGAGVVAADFDNDGYQDLYLTTLEVNSSNRTRSGSSILYKNRGNGTFTRVSDTGGAYNSRSSDQWTETLSGNTGNVQRVFTADYDLNGFMDLFITNVVTTNEMQYTPSKLYANQSNGNRWLQIDLQGVMSNRDAFGAKVYLTTPNGRVQYRELYTNQGFGQNSSRLHFGLGTSTSAREIRIQWPSGAQQRLYNVPSNQIIRVLESGNSNPTLQNTFRVGNSSNNQIQGTSLNDTLVGQEGNDTLSGLNGNDALSGGAGGDRLSGGEGNDQLSGGKGNDRLMGENGNDTLMGGIGVDTLEGGGGNDRLSGGNSSGDELTGGAGSDRFVLHNPREGMSIITDLTPGQDQIEIAQLGFSHPKAHVTPLAIGNLPSEKFILGNGNTNFRRGRFVYDLNNGNLFFDAYEDERFKIATLSSKPQISHLDIVVG